The nucleotide sequence AATGCAAAGCCAAACTCTGGAAATACAACAAGCTCGGAAAAGGGGAAGTCGTCCGCTGCCACAAGGAGCGGATTACCAAGATGTACAAGGCAATTGAAAAAGACGGAAAGATGCTTTGTCCCTGCGGCGCAGTCATAGGACATGACAAGGGAAGCCACTGGAACATGGTTCGCAAGTCGTTCATCTACTCTGGCGAAAAGGTCTCAAAGCTCTAGTTTCACGGTGCAGGGCGTTGACGACAGCGCCCCACAGAGGCAGTATCCCGACACCCGGCAAACTGCCGCAGACACCAACTCACGAGAAAACATCATGGATAGATCACAGCTCCCCATTGGCCTCTTTGATTCCGGCGTTGGGGGCCTTACTGTTCTCAAGGCAATTCAGCAGCGCCTCCCAAACGAAGACTTGATTTACCTTGGCGACACAGCCCGGCTGCCCTACGGCACAAAAGGGCCAAACACCATTTCAAAATATGCGCTCCAGTGCTCTGCCCGCCTTGTTGAACGAGGCATCAAGGCTCTGGTTATTGCCTGCAACACGGTTAGTTCCGTTGCCCTCCAGTCTCTGCGGGAAGCATACCCCGGCCTTCCAGTCATCGGCGTTATCCAGCCCGGAGCCAAAGCAGGTGTGCAGGCCACGCAGAATGGGCGTATTGCTGTTCTCGCCACCATACAGACCATCAATGGCAAAGCGTATCAGAAAGCCATTACCACACTCATGCCGGAAGCCCGCGTCATGGGCGTCCCCTGCTCTCTCTTTGTCGCCCTTGCAGAAGAAGGCTGGACCTCCGGCCCACTGGTCGAAGGCATTGCAGCCCGCTATCTGGACCCGGTCTTTGCGTCCAGCACACCGCCAGACAGTGTCGTTCTGGGATGTACCCACTTCCCGCTGCTCAAAGACGCTATCCAGAATGTCGTGGGCAAGGATGTCCACATTGTCGACTCAGCAGCAACAACAGCAGAAGCTGTCGATATCGAGCTGCACCGGCTTGGCCTGAATAAACGCGAAGGCTGTGGTAAAAAGCTTTTCCTCGCGACAGACGATGTCTCAAAATTTACAAAGAATGGTGGAAAATTTCTTGGCTCACCAATTCCTCAAGACCTTGTGGAACTGGTGAACCTGTAGAAAGGAGAGCTTCGGCTCTCCTTTTTTTATTTCGTGCGGAGGTTCTTCCACGGCTTGAACACAGACAGGAAGATGGTCAGCACCAGGACAAAAGCCTGAATCTGACCCCAGCGGGAATGTAGGCTGAATACCCGCAGATACTCAGAATTCGTAAAGACGTCTGGTCCAAGCTCAAGGGAGAGGTCACGCAAAGCCTCTTCCCAGGGACCAAGGTACAGCATCCCAAACAGAATGGCCGCCACGGTAATGATCCACTTGAGTATCAGCCAGCCGTGGCGAAAAAATCCAAAACGCGTAAACAGGCCATAAATAAGCCCCGTAACGAGACAGCCATAAGCTCCCGGCAAAACAACAACCTGCATATCCACAACACATGAGGCCACGTTCAGCCCGTAGAGCGCGGCGGCGTCATCCATGAACTGCCGATGACAGGCGAGCACTGTCAGTGCAACTGCCCCTCCGACCCAACACGACACAGCAAGCAGATGAAAACATTTGAGCCATCGTAGAGCACGAGATCCCAGCATGGGCCGATTCATTCTTTCTTCTCCTTTCGTGTTTTTTGTCCATAGAAAAAGGCCGCACTCCGGAGAGTACGGCCTTGAATAAGCACATGTGTTTGCAGCGAGTATCGAGACTATTTTTTGAGCCAGGACATCATATCGCGCAGGCGGGCGCCAACGGTTTCGATAGGATGCTCGGCAGAACGGGCACGCATGGCAAAGAGCGATGCCTGACCGGCCTGATTTTCCAGGATGAATTCGCGAGCAAAGCGGCCATCCTGAATTTCTTCGAGGCAACGCTTCATCTCAGCTTTTGTTTCGTCAGTCACGATACGCGGTCCGCGAGTGAAGTCGCCGTACTCTGCGGTATCAGAGATGGAGTGGCGCATATTGGCCATGCCACCTTCGTAGATGAGGTCAACAATGAGCTTCATCTCATGCAGGCACTCAAAATATGCAATTTCAGGCTGGTATCCAGCTTCGACCAGAGTCTCAAAACCAGACTGGACGAGCTTGGTCAGACCACCGCAGAGAACTGCCTGCTCTCCAAAGAGGTCAGTCTCAGTCTCTTCACGGAAGCTGGTTTCCAGAACACCGGAACGGGTTCCGCCAATGCCCTTGGCGTAGGCCAGAGCAAAATCACGAGCAGAGCCAGTGCTGTCCTGATACACGGCAAAGAGGCAGGGAACGCCTGCACCTTCGGTGTAGACACGGCGGACGAGGTGACCGGGGCCTTTGGGGGCAACCATCACAACGTCAACATCTTTTGGGGGACGAATCTGCCCGTAGTGGATGTTGAATCCGTGGGCAAACAGCAGCACGTTACCGGGCTGGAGATTGGGAGCAATATCGTTTTTATAGACTTCGCCCTGCACCTGGTCGGGAAGCAGAATGATGATGACATCAGCGACCTTGGCAGCTTCAGCAGCACTCATGGGTTCAAAACCATGCTGCTTTGCCAGCTCGTAGTTCTCACCACCGGGACGCTGACCAACAACAACCTTACAACCGGAGTCGCGGAGGTTCTGTGCGTGAGCGTGGCCCTGGCTTCCATAACCGATGACTGCAAAAGTCTTGTCGCGAAGCAGAGACATGTCTGCGTCGCTGTCATAGTACATTTTCATGATAATCCTTTCCTTTGTGCATTCGCGATCTCAAAAAAAAGCACTTGCGATACCGGCACCCCTCCGGCTTTCGCAAATGAGAACGCGTTAGCAGTTGCGATAGAAGCAGGCTACGACAAGCCGGATTGCAACGCAACAGTTGTTTTACCTCTTTAAAAAACTTTTTTGATTTCCAGCGGTAGGACCGTCCTGACCACAAGACAGTCTCAGCATACACGCAGAGCAAAAAAAAAGACACACACCACAAGAGTTTGTCTTGCGGTGCGTGTCACTGATTCATGAGGACGATCGTCCAAGTTCTGCTTCAGCTCTGCTTTACGGCGATCATGGGCTGTTTTCAGCTTTTCCACACGCGGGTCAGGCTCGCAGAGCCTCACACAAAGCGTCAGTCATCACAGACCTTGGCAGCGTCCAGGATTCTGGGTCTTTTCCCCACGCTACATGGGGGCCTGTCGTTCAAGAAGACCCATAAGCTTGGTTTTTCCAGCGAGTTTCTTTTTCTTGAGTTCCTTAACAACTCGGTCTTCATCAGGGGTCAGGTAGGCTTTCCGTTCAAGCTTGTGCAGCTGCTTTTCATACAACTGATGCTCTTCCCACAGAATCTTGATTTCGGGATTGAGGTCTGCGTACTCCGCGATCATTTCAAGATCCTTATTCTCCATGAGCCTACTCCTTTTGACTTATGGTTCCATGTGGTCTCCACCACCCGGTCAGACCGGCCATGATGGTTCAGCGCCAGCTTCAACCATCACCGTCTTACGTCGATTTTTTTCACCGCGAAAAATCTGCACCTTATTTTTTTTGAGACTCAGTTCTTTTGCGATGAACGCAACAAGTGCCTTATTGGCCTTGTTCTCAACAGCGGGGGCCATGAGCCGAATTTTGAGACATCCATCATGGAGTCCCTCCACCTGACTTTTTTTGGCTCCGGGCTGAACCCAAACATCAAGGGTCCAGTGCTCGCTGTCGTGCTGTTTCGCGTATTCCGGTAATGGCATCCCTGTTCTAGACTCCAAAGACAAAAAGGACGGACTAAACGTTCGCCTTTTTCAGAAACTTCAACTTTTGCTCGGCCGCATCAAGAGTCTCCTCTTCCTGCCGGTCAAGCTCAAGCATGCGCAAATGCGCGTCAAGAATCGACCGCAGCTTCACCTCAAACTGGGTGCGCTGCTTTTTCAGCTCCGAAATATCACCGTGAATCTGGGCAAGTCGGTTATGCGCCTGATTCAGGAGCGTTTCGGCCTTTGCATTGGCAGCATCAATAATGAGCTGGGCCTCTTTCTGCGCAGTCGCCTTCATGTCGTCCATCATCTTCTGAGTCGTCATGAGGGTATCGCGCAGAGTTTTCTCCCGACTTTTATGCTCTTCCAACGCCTGTTCCAGCATTGAAATTCTATTCTCAAGGCCTCGGTTATTTTCAGCGAGTTCGCCCATCGTATCCGCGACATCCTGCAAAAACGCATCAACGTCTGCACAGGTATAGCCCCGGAAACTCCGGCCAAAGGCCTTGTTTAGAATATCTATTTTTGAAACCGCCATTGTTTCAATCCTCACAGTTTACATCATTGCCAATGGGAAATAGCCCTTGATGACAATCTCAAGGAAGATAATTCCCAAAAGGACGACAATTGGCGAAAGGTCAACGCCTGAGACGTAAACAAAGGGCATCCATCGACGGATGCGATAAAAGACAGGTTCCGTTGCCCCACGCAAAAAACGGACAACTGGATTATATGGATCAGGACGCACCCAGCTGATGAGTGCAGAGATGATAACTACCCATTTGTACAAAAAGAGAATCTGCAAGAGAATAAACACAATTCCCTGAATAATCGGACCCATTCTTCCTCCGGTTCGGTGTGTCTCTCAGAGTGTTAGGGAGACTTACGATATAAAAAAGTTCGCATATCCCCCACAAAGTATCAAGGGCTATTTTACAGCCAAAAATTTGGATTCTTCGCCGGAGTTCCAAGCACTCCACCCTCACGGGCAGCCTGCAGAACCATCTTGCGCAGATTCCAGAATTCCCACAGATACATGTCTGCCTGAATGCCTTCATTCTTGAACGCCCAGAAAGGCACCTTGGCTCGACGAGCCACGCGGGCATCAATGCTGGTATCGCCAATATACGCGATCTCAGCAGGCTTGGCACCCCACTGCTCCATGATTCTGTACAGTCCCTCTGGGTGAGGCTTGGGTTCCACGATTTCAGCAGTCATGACCGGGTCAAAATACTGGGTCAGGTCAAAGTGCTCCAGAATGTGATGCATGGTATTCAGACGGTTGGTGAAAATACCAAGCCGAACACCACTGGCACGAAGCACAGACAGAAGCTCAATCAAGCCCTCTTCCATCTGCATGGAAGGAATAAGCTCTGTGTAATCAATACTTTTATATACAGCCGGGACCTCAGCCTGCCGCTCATCTGGAATAAGATAGCTCAGGGATTCCTTGACTGTGTGTGCATGGGCATAGAGTTCCTGCTCGCGGGTCATTTCTGGCAGACCGAGCTTTTCGAGCATCAGGTTATAAAACGTGCGGTTCAGTCCAAGCGTATCGAACATGACGCCGTCACAGTCAAAAACGACCCCGCGCAGTCCGCGGAGAAAATCCAGCCCACAAAAATCATTACAAATGAACATGCTTTTCCTCAAATGTTTAGGCAGGGGACACCGGGCTACCAAGGATGCAGACAACCATCACATGCTCGGCCGCAAGCCAGGGCATTTTTGATGGAAGGGTCGACCTGCCGCTGAGGACATAGCCGGGCAAACGGGTTGCGGCAAGGGTAAAGCCCTCAGAAAAGCCACAATCCTCAAGTTTTTTGGCAAGTTCAGCTTCGCAGGGGCCAAAATCAATGCCCAACTCCTCAAGAGCTGCAATCACGCCAGCGTCCCGGACCAGCAGCACATCATCCTCGCGAACAAAATACAGCATAGCTTCG is from Desulfobaculum bizertense DSM 18034 and encodes:
- the murI gene encoding glutamate racemase; the encoded protein is MDRSQLPIGLFDSGVGGLTVLKAIQQRLPNEDLIYLGDTARLPYGTKGPNTISKYALQCSARLVERGIKALVIACNTVSSVALQSLREAYPGLPVIGVIQPGAKAGVQATQNGRIAVLATIQTINGKAYQKAITTLMPEARVMGVPCSLFVALAEEGWTSGPLVEGIAARYLDPVFASSTPPDSVVLGCTHFPLLKDAIQNVVGKDVHIVDSAATTAEAVDIELHRLGLNKREGCGKKLFLATDDVSKFTKNGGKFLGSPIPQDLVELVNL
- the ilvC gene encoding ketol-acid reductoisomerase; this encodes MKMYYDSDADMSLLRDKTFAVIGYGSQGHAHAQNLRDSGCKVVVGQRPGGENYELAKQHGFEPMSAAEAAKVADVIIILLPDQVQGEVYKNDIAPNLQPGNVLLFAHGFNIHYGQIRPPKDVDVVMVAPKGPGHLVRRVYTEGAGVPCLFAVYQDSTGSARDFALAYAKGIGGTRSGVLETSFREETETDLFGEQAVLCGGLTKLVQSGFETLVEAGYQPEIAYFECLHEMKLIVDLIYEGGMANMRHSISDTAEYGDFTRGPRIVTDETKAEMKRCLEEIQDGRFAREFILENQAGQASLFAMRARSAEHPIETVGARLRDMMSWLKK
- a CDS encoding DUF465 domain-containing protein; translated protein: MENKDLEMIAEYADLNPEIKILWEEHQLYEKQLHKLERKAYLTPDEDRVVKELKKKKLAGKTKLMGLLERQAPM
- a CDS encoding DUF167 domain-containing protein, which translates into the protein MPLPEYAKQHDSEHWTLDVWVQPGAKKSQVEGLHDGCLKIRLMAPAVENKANKALVAFIAKELSLKKNKVQIFRGEKNRRKTVMVEAGAEPSWPV
- a CDS encoding DivIVA domain-containing protein, which translates into the protein MAVSKIDILNKAFGRSFRGYTCADVDAFLQDVADTMGELAENNRGLENRISMLEQALEEHKSREKTLRDTLMTTQKMMDDMKATAQKEAQLIIDAANAKAETLLNQAHNRLAQIHGDISELKKQRTQFEVKLRSILDAHLRMLELDRQEEETLDAAEQKLKFLKKANV
- a CDS encoding YggT family protein; amino-acid sequence: MGPIIQGIVFILLQILFLYKWVVIISALISWVRPDPYNPVVRFLRGATEPVFYRIRRWMPFVYVSGVDLSPIVVLLGIIFLEIVIKGYFPLAMM
- a CDS encoding HAD family hydrolase; the protein is MFICNDFCGLDFLRGLRGVVFDCDGVMFDTLGLNRTFYNLMLEKLGLPEMTREQELYAHAHTVKESLSYLIPDERQAEVPAVYKSIDYTELIPSMQMEEGLIELLSVLRASGVRLGIFTNRLNTMHHILEHFDLTQYFDPVMTAEIVEPKPHPEGLYRIMEQWGAKPAEIAYIGDTSIDARVARRAKVPFWAFKNEGIQADMYLWEFWNLRKMVLQAAREGGVLGTPAKNPNFWL